The Mycolicibacterium cosmeticum DNA window CACCATGTCCCAATGGGTGCGCACGGCCTTGACCGTTTTCGGCTCCGGCGCCACACCGTTGACCAGGATGCCCTCCATGCCGTTGCGGCATGACCAGGTGCCCGGGACATCGGCGTCGTCGGCGAACGGTACGTCGAATTCGCTGCCGTTGGCGGTGCGATAGCGCGCCACCTGGTGCGCCGGCAAGCCGATGTTGCGGTCCGTTTCGTAGCTGACGGCCCCGAGGCGGCTGCCTTTCAGGCGACGGTCAGCCATGGTGGGCCGATCGGAGAGAAAAACGTTGCACGGCATGCCCTTTCGGTGGCGAGTGTTGTTCGATGACGAACCGCTACGCACCTTTGGCGCACTGTATGCCTGCTATGCCCGTTGACCGGAGGTTCTGGTTTGCGAGTCTACGCGCGTACCTCCGGCCTCGTTTGTCGGCGTGCCGAACCGGGTTATGGGCGGCAAACGCGGAATGATACGGATGTGGCTGATGATGCGAATGTGACAGACAGCGTGCCGGCCCCCGAGTCGGCCGGTGCCCCGCAGGCCGGCCCGGCACGTCGGGTCTGGTCGATGCCCACCTCGCCGGTGACCCGCAAACACGTCGACGAGGCGGGCCGCCTGGCCGCCCAGGCCGGTACGCGCGCCGCCCAGGCCGGCGCGAGCGCGGCCCGGCAGCTGGCCCGTGCCGTCGAGGGTGTG harbors:
- a CDS encoding RNA polymerase-binding protein RbpA, translated to MADRRLKGSRLGAVSYETDRNIGLPAHQVARYRTANGSEFDVPFADDADVPGTWSCRNGMEGILVNGVAPEPKTVKAVRTHWDMVRERRSMEDLEALFNERLKIIESVRRGT